CCTCGATACTCATGCATCTGCCGTTTGCCTGCTCGATCTTGCTCGTCGCACCGTCGCTGAAGTTCAGGGCGGCAACAGCCACGGACTGAGTCAGTACACCGCTACCGAGTACTTTTCCGGGAACAAGAATTATCTCTCCCTCGTGGGCGTATCGGTTGATTTTACTGACATTTACTTCCGCGAAGTTCTTGTTTGGTGACTCAAGCCTCTTGGCAATCTCTCGCCAGATATTAGCCTCATTTGTCCGGGATGCTTCTTTCAGCATCGAAATCAGGCTGTTGAGGCGCGGGTTGGTTTTCTTAACTGCTTGTTTCATGTGCAGTCCCTCCAGATATATCGCGTAATATATTCACCAGATCGTCAGATTGTTCCTTCAAAAACAGCAATGCCCGCTCCATAATGTCCCTGACGGGAAGAGAACCGTCGCTCTCCACCACGAATATATAGCGGGTGGCATCGGGCGTTACATGGATTGCCGGCTCGTCGCCGATACCGCTGGCGAGGCACGCACGTTCACACAGTTTGCAGAGCGAACAGAATTCGAGCCTTCCGTCGATAATTTCGACATTTTTACCACCAATCCGTAAAACACCACGCGGACACTCCTCAACACACTTGCCGCAGCCGTCACACCGTTCGTCAACGCGGATAACCGGATAGGCCTTGTAGCCGCACGAGAGTGTCGACTGCCATTTGGCGTGCTCTTTTCCGGTATTTATAACGGCTCTCGCTTCAAGGACGATTTTCTGGTCCTCCGTAAGCTTCACGATGGGTATGTTGTCATGCACCGGCACGGCTGCCGGGTCCTGCGGAATGAGGTCGCCGGAATATACTATCTTGGGGCCTTCGACACTCAGGGTGTAGGTCACACAGCAGCCCGGGCACCCGACACCTTCGCAGGCACAGCGGTCCATGGGCATAAGTGCATCCAGATCCGTTTTCAGGGGTATCAGGCCGAGCCTGTGGGCAAGCATTTCGTCGAACAGCGCGCTGTTATTGTCATAGATGCGCACGTCGTCGATAGCGAGCGTAGGAACTTCACTGATCATTGCTCTCCGGAACGCATTGGCAAATGCCGGTGTCGCTCCGCTGATCGTAAATCGCGCAATGTTTTCATCCAGTCTGGTGAATGCGATTTCCATCAGACTCTCCTGCCTCTTCTCCCGCCCTTCGCACGGATACCATCGTGAGGTACCGGCGTGACATCTTCAATTCGACCGATGCGCATTCCTGCACGTGCAAGCGCACGAATGGCCGCCTGTGCCCCGGGGCCGGGACTCCGCTGTTTTCCACGCCCGGGGGCGCGGACCTTTACATGCACACCGATGATGCCCTTTTCCCGTGCAATCTGTGCGACATTCGTTGCCATCTGCATTGCAGCGTAGGGTGAGCTTTCATTGCGATCCTGCTTGA
This window of the Methanoculleus sp. SDB genome carries:
- a CDS encoding 50S ribosomal protein L18e, with translation MKQAVKKTNPRLNSLISMLKEASRTNEANIWREIAKRLESPNKNFAEVNVSKINRYAHEGEIILVPGKVLGSGVLTQSVAVAALNFSDGATSKIEQANGRCMSIEDLVRDNPRGSRVRILR
- a CDS encoding DNA-directed RNA polymerase subunit D, translated to MEIAFTRLDENIARFTISGATPAFANAFRRAMISEVPTLAIDDVRIYDNNSALFDEMLAHRLGLIPLKTDLDALMPMDRCACEGVGCPGCCVTYTLSVEGPKIVYSGDLIPQDPAAVPVHDNIPIVKLTEDQKIVLEARAVINTGKEHAKWQSTLSCGYKAYPVIRVDERCDGCGKCVEECPRGVLRIGGKNVEIIDGRLEFCSLCKLCERACLASGIGDEPAIHVTPDATRYIFVVESDGSLPVRDIMERALLFLKEQSDDLVNILRDISGGTAHETSS
- a CDS encoding 30S ribosomal protein S11, which gives rise to MADDKEKWGIAHIFASFNNTIITITDLSGAETVTKSSGGMVVKQDRNESSPYAAMQMATNVAQIAREKGIIGVHVKVRAPGRGKQRSPGPGAQAAIRALARAGMRIGRIEDVTPVPHDGIRAKGGRRGRRV